A single Rhopalosiphum padi isolate XX-2018 chromosome 4, ASM2088224v1, whole genome shotgun sequence DNA region contains:
- the LOC132929485 gene encoding uncharacterized protein LOC132929485, protein MGNYCSSKQKDGGGGSDEYLQKARYKKNQKKADKATNVISVPKKGKSQVAVSAVATTTVTNSNKAAHASNCNVGGQPFIIPKIEQPDEQSTTATIVCKPFEPNNISTPIVDKTPEKCFSFILPDELKSVSTETKKLLLGVFEPTANQKTNKIVVYVCLPDNKGFSDERQCLYKSVLPEIRSKCTKIGYELHVVDLYCDHQQQEFGQLDNAVRLAELRRQNRIGHVVPVVFVDDSLGPPVLPHEMTRQDFDLARTKTPDASKLIEKWYTLDAQKNNFELRNEMMFETTFETQEADEKLWHDEKVQLQIALMKVFDSKSLRNGYVEQVFQQEVHNEIMLNAELAKKSVWIINNYDVVPGHKCKTTAVESKKRLEQLSKQLKNELPETNIVFYEIANVTESIKRIGSVLMSIIESVDKESEKQEPTYGVSAILLEELRVQAWFGYNAAKRAIRRDEAMERAKKYLTDGDAAYPLILYGPSGSGKTTVMAAIAKQCHLWNQDAAVVVRFANASAYSLSLEQTLNSLVVQLNLVDNGKCTWYKHDVQLYSEQITRLLGSIGSKRPVTLIVDGFDRFENDLVDWIPQSLPNNVKIVVSVSEPSEHLNRLRQTIKTMDSYIRIANMTDEQIDSLLSAPIIRPIGGSETTKIDRKTVTAKTPLELQASLLCSKIRNSKQPPSPEKWVEAIFDNIESHLGKDKVSSVIGHMCATRYGLLDSELVELLSSENEFRASDLSVTGIPTSAGIFWATFNELMSSFLYWFKTDRYATVRWKNVVVAEAASRRYSTSIRRINKKILSYYEDQVVSDDDCGKKSLPKRRKLDECTHLTDWAETIKQFFSDLNWVLEKLNHGTVLQLLDELSAHAQEPEARFLRDFLSSAMPAMMNNGNQLYSQMSLYQPVADRFRDLINAPPFPTLMPLVPVDAATQSLESAASLSDSPDATGRFDLVKRFNDDANYVITVSTGRKEISVWDVHTCSRVRTLKGILHPTALKLIDNQRCIVLCERKLIVINLATGKVISKLKGVMNQNMPYFGLHSSTKLVALARSRMHVNLIDIETGTIEAYFKAGEDRFLNSLLVSGNGRVMVCGDETQKPFPLLVWNLTSRQLMYDLRIPFHEFVTRLAAITYEGHYVCCVAQEVDEPGPNFIVVYDLQSGTLFKKWKPGMNCVALDISSKDGCVLSGHENGHICIWDLTTGNCRWTLSGHVAPVTSLRLDPNGGSFVSLDTHARDRTIKLWNVTTGQLVSEFTPANPITAFEILPGGKFVVVTSSGSAHPTVLQLRGPQQSADEQTTTTTTTTTYGDETTLEVDLSLDFRDDVAAAASVPTSAAVSR, encoded by the exons atacttGCAAAAAGctcgttataaaaaaaatcaaaagaaagCTGATAAGGCAACTAATGTGATATCCGTGCCCAAAAAAGGCAAAAGTCAGGTCGCGGTATCTGCGGTAGCAACAACGACGGTGACCAACAGCAACAAAGCAGCACACGCGTCCAACTGCAACGTCGGTGGACAACCTTTTATAATTCCGAAAATTGAACAACCCGACGAACAGTCAACCACAGCAACAATCGTCTGTAAGCCCTTCGAACCAAACAACATATCCACCCCCATAG tTGATAAAACGCCAGAAAAATGTTTTTCGTTTATACTGCCGGACGAATTGAAAAGTGTATCGACTGAGACGAAGAAATTGCTACTTGGCGTTTTCGAACCAACCGCAAAtcaaaaaactaacaaaattgtCGTCTACGTCTGTTTGCCGGACAATAAAG GATTTTCAGACGAAAGACAATGCCTGTACAAAAGCGTGTTACCGGAAATCCGGTCAAAATGCACGAAAATTGGTTACGAACTGCATGTGGTAGATCTATACTGCGACCATCAGCAACAAGAATTCGGACAGCTAGACAACGCTGTCCGACTGGCAGAACTACGCCGGCAGAACCGCATCGGTCACGTCGTGCCTGTTGTTTTCGTGGACGATTCACTGGGTCCACCAGTTCTGCCCCACGAGATGACCAGGCAGGACTTCGATCTGGCCAGGACCAAAACGCCAGACGCCAGCAAACTGATCGAAAAATGGTACACGCTAGATGCGCAGAAAAATAACTTCGAGCTCCGTAACGAAATGATGTTCGAAACGACGTTCGAGACTCAG GAAGCCGACGAAAAATTGTGGCACGATGAAAAAGTACAGCTGCAAATCGCACTCATGAAGGTGTTTGATTCGAAGTCGTTACGGAACGGTTACGTTGAACAAGTTTTTCAACAG GAAGTTCATAATGAGATCATGTTGAATGCCGAGTTGGCTAAAAAGTCTGTGTGGATTATTAACAATTACGACGTTGTTCCTGGTCACAAGTGTAAAACAACTGCGGTAGAATCCAAAAAGAGACTCGAACAACTTAGCAAACAGTTGAAG AACGAATTGCCTGAAACCAATATCGTATTTTACGAGATCGCAAACGTGACGGAATCTATAAAGAGAATAGGATCTGTATTAATGTCTATAATTGAATCTGTAGACAAAGAGAGT gaaAAACAAGAGCCTACATACGGCGTAAGCGCTATACTTTTAGAAGAGCTGAGAGTACAAGCGTGGTTTGGGTACAATGCGGCCAAACGGGCTATTCGCCGGGATGAAGCTATGGAACGTGCCaaaaa GTATTTAACGGATGGTGACGCAGCGTACCCATTGATCTTGTACGGGCCTTCAGGGTCGGGTAAGACCACGGTGATGGCAGCCATAGCGAAACAATGTCACTTGTGGAATCAGGACGCAGCGGTGGTGGTGAGATTTGCCAACGCGTCCGCTTATAGCTTGTCATTGGAGCAAACGCTCAATTCACTAGTCGTTCAATTGAATCTCGTGGATAACGGGAAATGTACTTGGTACAAGCAC GACGTACAACTGTATTCGGAACAAATTACACGTCTGCTGGGTTCGATTGGATCGAAGCGGCCGGTTACGTTGATCGTAGACGGATTCGACAGA TTCGAGAATGATTTAGTGGATTGGATACCGCAGTCGCTGCCCAACAACGTCAAGATCGTAGTTTCAGTCTCGGAGCCTTCAGAACACCTAAATCGATTGCGTCAGACCATAAAAACGATGGATTCATATATACGg atagcgAACATGACGGACGAACAAATTGATTCCTTATTATCGGCACCGATCATTCGTCCGATCGGTGGTAGCGAAACGACAAAAATCGACCGCAAAACGGTGACCGCCAAAACACCGTTAGAACTTCAAGCGAGCTTGCTGTGTTCTAAGATACGAAACTCGAAACAACCACCTTCGCCAGAAAAGTGGGTGGAAGCAATTTTCGACAATATTGAATCACATCTCGGCAAAGACAAG GTATCTTCCGTGATTGGTCACATGTGTGCCACTCGATACGGTTTACTCGATTCGGAGTTGGTTGAATTACTGTCTTCGGAGAACGAATTTCGCGCTTCAGACCTTTCCGTCACtg GGATTCCGACGTCAGCCGGTATCTTCTGGGCAACATTCAATGAGTTGATGTCGTCGTTTTTATACTGGTTCAAAACAGATCGGTACGCGACGGTTCGGTGGAAGAACGTCGTGGTTGCCGAAGCCGCTAGTCGGCGTTATAGTACGTCTATTCGACGCATCAATAAGAAAATACTTTCGTACTACGAAGACCAG GTAGTATCGGATGACGACTGTGGTAAGAAGAGCTTACCGAAACGTAGGAAACTGGATGAGTGCACTCACTTGACGGACTGGGCCGAAACGATCAAACAATTTTTCAGCGACCTTAACTGGGTTTTGGAAAAACTGAATCATGGAACGGTGCTCCAA TTACTGGATGAACTTTCGGCGCACGCCCAAGAGCCGGAAGCACGTTTTCTCAGAGACTTCTTGTCGTCTGCCATGCCAGCCATGATGAACAACGGCAATCAGCTGTATTCGCAGATGTCACTGTACCAGCCGGTGGCTGATCGGTTCCGGGATCTGATAAACGCACCTCCTTTCCCGACACTGATGCCTCTAGTCCCGGTGGACGCTGCAACGCAGTCATTAGAATCCGCTGCATCGCTTTCGGATAGCCCCGACGCCACGGGGAGGTTCGACTTAGTCAAACGATTCAACGATGACGCGAATTATGTGATCACCGTCAGCACCGGGCGGAAAGAGATTAGCGTGTGGGACGTACACAC ATGTTCGAGAGTACGGACGCTCAAGGGAATCCTCCATCCAACCGCGCTGAAACTGATCGACAATCAGCGTTGTATAGTTTTGTGTGAACGAAAACTGATCGTTATCAACTTGGCGACTGGAAAAGTGATCAGCAAACTGAAAG GAGTGATGAATCAAAACATGCCTTACTTCGGCTTGCACAGTTCTACGAAACTCGTGGCGTTAGCCAGAAGCCGGATGCACGTGAACCTGATCGACATCGAAACGGGTACGATCGAGGCGTACTTTAAAGCTGGCGAAGATAGATTTTTGAACTCACTGCTTGTATCCGGAAACGGGAG AGTCATGGTGTGTGGCGACGAAACGCAAAAACCTTTCCCGCTGCTCGTGTGGAACTTGACCTCCAGACAATTGATGTACGACTTGCGCATACCGTTCCACGAATTTGTCACACGACTCGCGGCCATCACTTACGAGGGTCACTACGTGTGCTGCGTAGCTCAA GAAGTCGACGAGCCCGGGCCTAACTTCATAGTAGTGTACGACCTACAGTCGGGCACGCTGTTCAAAAAGTGGAAGCCCGGCATGAACTGCGTGGCGCTAGACATATCGTCCAAAGACGGGTGTGTCCTGAGCGGCCACGAAAACGGTCACATATGCATCTGGGACCTGACCACCGGTAACTGTCGGTGGACGCTCAGCGGTCACGTAGCACCGGTCACCAGCCTCCGACTGGATCCAAACGGCGGTTCTTTTGTGTCTCTGGACACGCACGCCCGAGACCGAACGATCAAACTTTGGAACGTCACAACCG GTCAACTTGTCTCGGAGTTCACCCCGGCCAATCCGATAACAGCGTTCGAAATACTGCCTGGCGGAAAATTTGTGGTTGTCACGTCTTCGGGCTCCGCGCACCCGACGGTCCTACAGCTCCGTGGACCACAACAGTCCGCTGACGAGCaaactacgacgacgacgacgacaactaCTTACGGCGATGAAACGACGCTCGAAGTAGATTTGTCGTTAGACTTCCGAGACGACGTGGCGGCGGCGGCCTCGGTCCCGACTTCCGCCGCTGTGTCTAGATGA
- the LOC132929486 gene encoding ubiquitin carboxyl-terminal hydrolase 20-like, producing MEDCSHFTVHHLSSIEKCAEFLQHHTGTLTCCVCKSRKPEVWFCISPDCLQAFCYDGGCDHSYLHFKDNKTHCLHLSLPSMRLCCYLCVKECNIENNTRSLNGVRRGSNCSIEFCRNAIAANNSGESADEDSDDEYRLTKDHKPTGLTGLQNIGNTCYMNAALQALSNTPPLTDYFLTCFPEYPCHQSDKPLSLSKAYHRLIQEIWHTKRPGYVTPTSILYTMRNAYPMFRGFHQHDTQEFLRCFMDQLHEELKEPELEIVPSRRHSYKGTSRKQSIEQNHLAIPEEDKDECSDNDDELKSLTNADSSSEGVDEYETCDSGVSERSSLSEETSERINLTKKLERHLFAKMNHGNKITLCQKNKKYHVKYNSIISEIFDGKLLSSVQCLTCNRVSSRVEAFQDLSLPIPTRDHVTVLHQSSTNLCSVHKLSDIYTNQQNWIFWFWDMMYRWFWGPTVGLHDCLAAFFSADELKGDNMYSCEKCKKLRNGIKFSKLLELPEVLCIHLKRFRHELMFSSKITSYVTFPIDGVDLRPYVHKDCTSQVTTYKLVSAICHHGTIGSGGHYTCYSLNPINEQWYEFDDQCVTLVSAEIVRNAEAYVLFYKKNSPLTNRIRTQMRQVQVNKSQSNCSQEACFISTRWLSKFNTFAEPGPIDNYDFMCHHNRVKPTHEPQINHYATMVSGQIWDYLHSKFDGGPKCTNNQLQRCEVCYADYIEMMLRNRAETETKNFARLREESSPHDGLADYAISMSWFKCWESFLNGVVSEPPGPIDNSKLIDKSEGKTLETDYVSVSEVQWEYLWRIYSGGPVVEVNKLQAPNENTDAVANQTNTDLEKLCEVDEPIQEEPDKITFETEKLEIADEDPGDQQMTLTINEQEEEQCSAVKKIN from the exons ATGGAGGATTGTTCACACTTCACCGTACATCATTTGTCGTCCATTGAAAAATGTGCTGAATTTTTACAACAT CACACCGGTACCCTGACTTGCTGTGTATGTAAATCAAGAAAGCCTGAAGTATGGTTTTGCATAAGTCCAGATTGTTTGCAGGCGTTCTGTTACGATGGAGGGTGCGATCACAGCTATCTTCATTTCAAA GACAACAAAACTCACTGTTTGCATCTTAGTCTTCCTTCTATGCGCTTGTGCTGTTATTTATGTGTTAAAGAATgtaacattgaaaataatacaagatCATTAAATGGAGTACGCCGGGGTTCCAATTGTTCCATAGAATTTTGTCGTAATGCTATAGCAGCAAATAACAGTGGTGAATCTGCTGATGAAGACAGTGATGATGAATATAGACTGACTAAAGACCATAAGCCCACGG gTCTCACTGGTCTACAAAACATTGGCAACACATGTTATATGAATGCTGCACTCCAAGCTTTATCCAATACGCCACCATTAACTGATTACTTTCTAACTTGTTTTCCTGAATACCCTTGTCACCAATCAGACAAACCTTTAAGTCTATCCAAAGCTTATCATCGCCTTATTCAAGAAATATGGCATACCAAACGTCCTGGCTATGTCACTCCTACGTCAATTCTATATACAATGCGAAAT GCATACCCGATGTTCAGAGGATTTCATCAACATGACACACAGGAGTTCTTAAGGTGTTTTATGGATCAATTACATGAAGAGTTAAAAGAACCAGAACTTGAAATTGTTCCGTCTAGGAGACATTCATATAAAG gtacttCAAGAAAACAGAGTATAGAACAAAATCATTTAGCTATTCCGGAAGAAGATAAAGACGAATGCTCAGATAATGATGATGAACTCAAGTCTTTGACAAATGCTGATAGTAGTTCTGAGGGTGTAGATGAATATGAAACCTGTGATTCTGGTGTAAGTGAACGCAGTTCTTTATCCGAAGAGACATCAGAGCGAATAAATTTGACCAAAAAACTAGAACGTCATTTGTTTGCTAAAATGAACcatggaaataaaataacattgtgtcaaaaaaataaaaaatatcatgttaAATACAACAGTATAATCTCGGAAATATTTGATGGAAAGCTTTTAAGTTCAGTTCAATGTTTAACCTGCAATCGG GTATCTTCAAGAGTTGAAGCCTTCCAAGATTTATCTCTTCCCATACCTACTCGTGACCATGTTACTGTTTTACACCAAAGTTCAACCAATTTGTGTTCAGTACATAAATTGTCCGACATATACACAAATCAACAA AATTGGATCTTTTGGTTTTGGGATATGATGTATAGATGGTTCTGGGGCCCAACAGTTGGTTTACATGATTGTTTAGCAGCATTCTTCAGTGCTGACGAACTTAAAGGTGATAACATGTATAG ctgTGAAAAATGCAAAAAGCTGCGTAACGGTATAAAGTTTTCTAAACTTCTTGAATTGCCTGAAGTTTTGTGCATACATCTAAAAAGATTCAGACATGAACTGATGTTTTCATCTAAAATAACTTCGTATGTTACATTTCCCATTGATGGAGTAGATTTACGGCCATATGTTCATAAAG ATTGTACATCTCAAGTGACAACATACAAACTAGTATCAGCTATTTGCCATCACGGTACAATTGGTAGTGGTGGTCATTACACATGTTATTCGTTAAATCCAATAAATGAACAATGGTATGAATTTGACGATCAGTGTGTCACTTTAGTGTCAGCTGAAATTGTTCGAAATGCAGAAGCTTACGTTCTTTTCTACAA aaaaaatagtcCATTAACCAATAGAATTAGAACTCAAATGCGTCAAGTTCAAGTTAACAAGAGTCAGTCTAACTGTTCTCAGGAAGCATGTTTTATTTCGACTAGATGGTTATCTAAGTTTAATACATTTGCTGAACCGGGCCCTATAGATAATTACGATTTTATGTGCCACCATAATAGAGTAAAGCCGACTCATGAGCCACAAATCAATCATTATGCTACCATGGTTTCTGGACAAATTTGGGATTATTTACATAGCAA atttgaTGGTGGACCAAAGTGCACAAATAATCAGCTACAAAGATGTGAAGTTTGTTATGCTGATTATATTGAGATGATGCTCAGGAATAGAGCAGAGACAGAAACAAAAAACTTTGCGCGACTCAGAGAGGAATCAAGTCCACAt gaTGGATTAGCTGATTATGCTATATCAATGAGTTGGTTCAAATGTTGGGAATCTTTCTTGAATGGTGTTGTAAGTGAACCGCCCGGGCCAATAGATAACTCAAAGTTGATTGACAAATCAGAAGGCAAAACTTTAG aaACTGACTATGTATCTGTATCTGAAGTCCAATGGGAATACTTGTGGAGGATATACAGTGGGGGCCCTGTTGTTGAAGTTAACAAACTCCAAGCACC gaaTGAAAATACTGATGCTGTAGCTAATCAAACAAATACTGATCTTGAAAAACTGTGTGAGGTTGATGAACCTATACAAGAAGAACCagataaaa taaCATTCGAGACTGAAAAATTAGAAATAGCCGATGAAGACCCAGGTGACCAACAGATGACTCTTACTATAAATGAACAAGAAGAAGAACAGTGTTCAGCAgtgaagaaaataaattaa